One window of Paenibacillus sp. FSL K6-3182 genomic DNA carries:
- a CDS encoding MFS transporter yields the protein MERLWTKSFILMTIGNLFLFNAFYMLYPTLPLFIKQLGGNESQVGLAMGAFMLSAVILRPLVGGLLDRFGRRPFIIWGLILFILAMYLYNWVGGIAVLLGLRILHGMSWALSTTATMTAITDMIPSTRRGEGMGWFSTSMTLAMAIGPMFGIWVAQNRSYSDLFLIAVLLSAGALLLMLGAKMPFQPKAGTRKIELFENSVLPVAASVFFLFIAYGGITTFVPLFAESIQVNSGSFFLAFAATLALSRPISGKLSDRYGEIFVIVPALVITFGALIVLSLSSGLMGVLLSAILYGIGFGSAQPALQAATIRLAHPNRIGVANASISTANDLGIGLGAIILGSVSQYASYKVLFIVSALSVAISLILFTLFAKRSLQKKPSLHAESLSLESR from the coding sequence ATCGAACGTCTATGGACGAAGTCGTTTATTCTCATGACTATAGGTAACCTGTTCTTATTTAACGCATTTTATATGCTGTATCCAACGCTACCGCTGTTCATTAAACAACTGGGAGGCAATGAATCGCAGGTGGGTCTAGCGATGGGTGCTTTTATGTTGTCTGCTGTTATTTTACGGCCGCTTGTTGGCGGGCTGCTAGACCGGTTCGGCAGGCGTCCGTTTATCATTTGGGGCCTGATTCTCTTCATCCTAGCAATGTATTTGTATAACTGGGTCGGGGGAATTGCTGTTTTGCTGGGGCTCAGAATATTGCATGGCATGAGCTGGGCGCTATCTACAACCGCTACGATGACGGCGATTACAGATATGATCCCGTCCACCCGCCGCGGCGAGGGAATGGGGTGGTTTAGCACATCCATGACACTGGCTATGGCAATCGGCCCAATGTTCGGCATATGGGTTGCTCAGAATCGATCATACAGCGATTTGTTTTTAATCGCTGTGCTCCTCTCTGCAGGAGCACTGCTCCTGATGTTAGGTGCAAAAATGCCTTTCCAGCCAAAAGCTGGCACAAGAAAAATTGAATTATTCGAAAATTCGGTTTTGCCCGTTGCGGCCTCGGTCTTTTTTCTCTTTATTGCTTATGGCGGCATTACAACCTTTGTTCCGCTATTCGCTGAGTCGATTCAGGTTAATTCCGGCTCGTTTTTTCTAGCATTTGCTGCAACGCTTGCCCTAAGCCGTCCTATTTCGGGAAAACTATCTGATCGGTACGGAGAAATTTTTGTCATTGTACCGGCACTTGTAATTACGTTTGGTGCATTGATTGTGTTGAGCCTCTCGAGCGGATTGATGGGCGTACTACTATCGGCGATTTTATATGGTATTGGCTTCGGTTCCGCGCAGCCAGCTCTTCAAGCGGCTACGATCCGTTTGGCCCACCCGAACCGTATAGGCGTAGCGAACGCCTCTATCTCGACTGCTAATGACCTTGGTATTGGGTTAGGTGCGATCATATTAGGCTCTGTCTCTCAGTATGCAAGCTATAAGGTGTTGTTCATCGTCAGTGCTTTGTCCGTCGCGATTTCCTTGATTCTTTTTACTCTTTTTGCGAAACGCTCGTTACAAAAGAAACCGTCTCTTCATGCAGAATCGCTTTCTCTCGAATCACGCTAA
- a CDS encoding TetR/AcrR family transcriptional regulator → MAKVDRRIQKTQDALKKAVIDLMSEKNFDDITIQDLSDRANVSRGTIYLHYLDKYDLLDKLIEEHIDVLRVTCRAAAELDFTESTLIWTEYFERHYSFFSMMLASKGAPYFHGRFLAFLIEEFKNEIDITKGKNEGLNEDLLVRFVASSFVGVVEWWFMNEMPVPHHVLAEQLGTLLERNV, encoded by the coding sequence TTGGCTAAAGTGGATCGAAGAATACAAAAAACGCAGGATGCGTTAAAAAAAGCGGTTATAGATCTGATGTCAGAAAAAAATTTTGATGATATTACAATTCAGGATCTTTCCGACAGGGCGAATGTGAGCCGCGGAACCATCTATCTTCATTATTTAGATAAATATGATCTGCTGGATAAACTCATTGAAGAACATATTGACGTGCTAAGGGTAACGTGCAGAGCGGCTGCGGAATTGGATTTTACCGAATCGACTCTAATCTGGACTGAATATTTTGAACGTCATTATTCATTCTTTTCCATGATGTTAGCGAGTAAAGGCGCTCCTTACTTTCACGGTCGATTTCTTGCATTTCTTATCGAAGAATTTAAGAATGAAATCGATATAACGAAAGGAAAAAATGAGGGGTTAAATGAAGATCTTCTCGTGAGGTTTGTCGCTTCTTCTTTTGTAGGAGTAGTGGAATGGTGGTTCATGAATGAAATGCCTGTCCCCCATCATGTCTTAGCAGAACAACTGGGGACATTGCTGGAGAGGAATGTATAA
- a CDS encoding phytanoyl-CoA dioxygenase family protein, translating into MKLKVGSRELEMDGKELTELRSSNDIFHDVQALRDRMEEDGYLLIRGFHDRDKVMQARTNILEKMKQMGKLDRDTQLEDGIMADGSKTIFFGGTNEDLPALLNVLNGEHIMRFFDEFLGEQSLTYHYKWLRAVGKGDFTGAHYDIVYMGRGTPNVYTVWSPLGDVSYEMGGLAICLGSHRFETLKQSYGSKDSDRDGLGHYTDDPLVITEKFGGQWATTQFQAGDVLIFGMFLMHCSLENTTNQYRISVDARYQSAFEKVDERWSGKKPKGHFK; encoded by the coding sequence ATGAAGCTAAAAGTTGGAAGCCGTGAGTTGGAGATGGATGGAAAAGAGCTTACAGAGCTCAGAAGCTCTAATGATATTTTTCATGATGTTCAGGCGCTGCGTGATCGGATGGAGGAAGACGGTTATTTACTGATCCGCGGGTTTCATGATCGCGATAAGGTGATGCAGGCTCGAACAAATATTTTGGAAAAGATGAAACAGATGGGAAAGCTAGATCGGGATACGCAATTAGAAGATGGCATCATGGCAGACGGAAGCAAAACGATTTTTTTTGGAGGAACGAACGAGGATCTTCCTGCACTGCTTAATGTTTTGAATGGGGAGCACATCATGCGTTTCTTCGATGAATTTCTCGGTGAGCAATCACTGACCTATCACTACAAGTGGCTTCGTGCGGTAGGCAAAGGTGATTTTACAGGAGCGCACTACGACATTGTTTACATGGGAAGAGGTACCCCGAATGTCTATACCGTATGGTCTCCTCTTGGAGACGTTTCGTATGAAATGGGGGGACTGGCGATTTGCCTCGGCTCTCATCGATTTGAAACGCTGAAGCAATCGTATGGATCCAAAGATTCGGATCGTGATGGTTTGGGACATTACACGGATGATCCGCTTGTTATTACGGAGAAGTTCGGTGGTCAGTGGGCGACAACTCAGTTTCAGGCAGGCGATGTACTCATTTTCGGCATGTTTTTAATGCATTGCTCACTGGAGAATACAACCAATCAATACCGAATTAGTGTGGATGCGAGATACCAATCAGCCTTCGAAAAGGTTGACGAAAGATGGAGCGGCAAAAAGCCGAAGGGTCATTTTAAATAA
- a CDS encoding AraC family transcriptional regulator, translating into MTYMNIPYILGKEPISFPQFNSIWKVQADDAYNILTSEGFVVPGLFITYEGKGILSQGNDRYELHSGTFFFVQEGIPTEYKCQDNNWKFYYLDFNSLDAIRNLQLPVSKVETTGKAAEAVLLCERIIDTLIAESFGYAYSSNIFLQQLLVLFARELESGQTSRQTELNNILIYIHRNMDKGIRVEELIERSGLSRTSFFSRFRALTGQSPSEYMQNLKLESAKVSLETTSLSVKEISSQLQFYDEFHFSKLFKRKYGQSPSNWRSSRGT; encoded by the coding sequence ATGACTTACATGAATATTCCTTATATACTTGGAAAAGAACCCATCAGCTTCCCTCAATTTAATTCGATTTGGAAAGTGCAGGCTGACGATGCCTACAACATTTTAACCAGTGAAGGATTCGTCGTTCCCGGTCTTTTTATTACTTATGAAGGTAAGGGCATCCTATCCCAAGGGAATGACCGCTATGAGCTGCATTCAGGCACTTTCTTTTTCGTTCAGGAGGGAATTCCCACCGAATACAAGTGTCAGGATAATAACTGGAAATTTTATTATCTTGATTTCAATTCCCTGGATGCCATTCGAAATCTGCAGCTCCCTGTAAGCAAGGTCGAAACAACCGGAAAAGCTGCAGAGGCAGTACTGCTGTGCGAGCGTATCATTGATACTTTGATTGCAGAATCCTTCGGCTACGCTTATTCTTCGAATATCTTCTTGCAACAATTATTGGTACTCTTTGCTAGAGAACTTGAGTCAGGGCAGACCTCGCGCCAAACCGAACTCAACAATATATTAATCTATATCCATCGGAATATGGATAAAGGTATTCGGGTCGAAGAACTCATCGAACGCAGCGGCTTGTCGCGAACGTCCTTTTTTTCGCGCTTCCGCGCATTAACAGGCCAATCCCCCAGCGAATACATGCAAAATTTAAAGCTAGAATCGGCCAAAGTATCGCTGGAGACAACAAGCCTGTCAGTGAAGGAAATTTCATCCCAGCTGCAATTTTATGACGAGTTTCACTTCTCTAAACTGTTTAAACGAAAGTATGGTCAGTCTCCAAGCAATTGGCGGTCTTCCAGAGGAACATGA
- a CDS encoding DUF817 domain-containing protein: protein MKSMLQLLHFGYHQAMSCIFPVAIFGTLALSNIVEIPFIHRYDAILLVLLGVQYLMYISGLETRDEIKVICIFHIIGLLLEIYKVRMGSWSYPELGYTKLLGVPLYSGFMYASVASFMCQVWRRLRIDMTGWPGLTSSALLGGAIYFNFFTHHFIPDFRWWLTALVFIVFWKTWIIFRVRAITYRMPLTLSFIIVGFFIWLAENIATFFNAWKYPDQNQTWQLVSFSKISSWFLLAIISVIIVAQLKHVKAERTKNDSSFS, encoded by the coding sequence TTGAAATCAATGTTACAGCTACTGCATTTTGGCTACCATCAGGCGATGAGCTGCATATTTCCTGTTGCGATTTTTGGAACATTAGCTCTTTCTAACATCGTAGAAATACCTTTCATTCATCGTTATGATGCCATTCTACTTGTACTGCTTGGCGTGCAATACCTCATGTATATCAGCGGATTAGAGACACGTGATGAAATCAAAGTAATCTGTATATTTCATATCATTGGTTTACTGCTTGAGATCTATAAGGTAAGGATGGGCTCTTGGTCATACCCGGAGTTAGGGTATACAAAGTTGCTAGGTGTTCCGCTCTATAGCGGATTTATGTATGCAAGTGTTGCAAGCTTTATGTGTCAGGTTTGGCGGAGACTACGCATTGACATGACGGGCTGGCCTGGACTTACGTCATCGGCGCTGCTTGGAGGAGCCATCTATTTCAACTTTTTCACACATCATTTTATTCCTGATTTTCGCTGGTGGCTGACGGCGCTTGTATTTATTGTATTCTGGAAAACATGGATCATATTTCGGGTAAGAGCTATAACTTATCGAATGCCTTTAACCCTTTCATTTATTATTGTAGGTTTTTTTATTTGGTTAGCTGAAAATATAGCCACGTTTTTTAATGCTTGGAAATATCCTGATCAGAATCAAACCTGGCAGCTGGTCAGTTTCAGTAAGATTAGCTCATGGTTCCTTCTGGCAATCATTAGTGTCATTATCGTCGCCCAGCTGAAACATGTAAAAGCGGAACGGACAAAAAACGATTCATCATTCAGCTAG